Proteins encoded in a region of the Paenibacillus sp. W2I17 genome:
- the rsgA gene encoding ribosome small subunit-dependent GTPase A produces MEEQEKKPARIIADHGHLQRLITEEGECWGRISGRMRHDSLETSLVPAVGDWVAITGQAGEEAIIHNLVPRRSRVSRQAAGPVTKEQLIAANVDTLLIVAALNHDFNLRRLERYVMMAWNGGVRPVIVLSKSDLCSNVEEQIRSVEGIAPGVEVLAISAVEGQGKSLLERYLQPGLTVALTGSSGSGKSTLVNWMMGEDVQFTQSVREGDSRGRHTTTHREMFVLPQGAVLIDTPGMRELNLWDEGNDGLSQAFGEIEELAATCRFLDCSHTREAGCAVKEAIQDGSLDEKRLNNYLKMQKELQYQQRKEEVASRRRTASSKPANSRKPKHSRSMKEWEEA; encoded by the coding sequence ATGGAAGAGCAGGAGAAAAAGCCAGCCAGAATTATCGCAGACCATGGACATCTGCAACGTTTGATTACAGAAGAGGGCGAATGCTGGGGAAGAATTTCGGGCCGAATGCGTCATGATAGTCTGGAGACCAGCTTGGTACCAGCGGTTGGAGATTGGGTGGCAATTACAGGTCAGGCAGGTGAAGAAGCAATTATTCACAATCTGGTGCCCCGTCGGAGCAGGGTATCGAGACAGGCGGCAGGTCCAGTGACCAAGGAACAATTAATCGCCGCAAACGTAGATACACTGTTAATCGTGGCTGCACTTAATCATGATTTCAATCTTAGACGACTCGAAAGGTACGTGATGATGGCTTGGAATGGTGGCGTAAGGCCGGTCATTGTCTTGAGCAAAAGTGATCTGTGCAGCAATGTGGAAGAACAGATCCGAAGTGTAGAAGGAATTGCTCCAGGCGTTGAAGTGCTTGCGATATCTGCAGTGGAGGGTCAAGGGAAATCCTTACTGGAACGATATTTGCAGCCAGGGCTGACTGTTGCGCTCACAGGATCTTCTGGCAGTGGCAAGTCTACGCTGGTGAACTGGATGATGGGTGAGGATGTGCAGTTTACTCAATCCGTCCGCGAGGGAGACAGCCGTGGGAGACATACGACAACACACCGGGAGATGTTTGTACTTCCTCAGGGAGCCGTATTGATCGATACTCCGGGAATGCGTGAGCTTAATCTTTGGGATGAGGGCAATGATGGGCTGTCGCAGGCGTTTGGAGAAATTGAAGAACTTGCCGCTACGTGCAGATTTCTGGATTGCAGTCATACACGGGAAGCTGGATGTGCAGTGAAAGAGGCCATACAGGATGGTTCATTGGATGAAAAAAGACTGAATAATTATCTGAAAATGCAGAAGGAATTGCAATATCAGCAGCGCAAGGAAGAAGTGGCATCCAGAAGACGTACCGCTTCCAGCAAACCGGCCAATAGTCGCAAACCCAAGCACTCCCGTAGTATGAAAGAGTGGGAGGAAGCCTGA
- a CDS encoding ATP-binding cassette domain-containing protein — MIWSTRGLFKKADQDVPDSSGRGILLQQVSKRLGSTQVLNQINLEVKQGECAVLVGRNGSGKSTLLRMLAGILLPDTGSIQRTMKGSDGYAVDGLPRLPFTSGEYLWDMGRIRGIRPEVLRGRIRELSELLYLDTAIDQKLPLLSKGTLQKVNLIQALLPGPGGLLLLDEPLSGLDIPAQEAIVSLLGQWKDEGTSIVTACHEPLLIERLADQVIVLKKGSVLRYWSREDILQAGEPVVCIQSLTKAGEDLANDLSIVQQPGVLSLVRNTSSGISNVWLWDWKVVQQSTDDVLRMILTSGGSVVSVQQEESQLHMESLLEGQHPAVHTSRGGVTESVDLSFSMDEAGGEAE; from the coding sequence GTGATATGGAGTACACGTGGACTTTTCAAGAAAGCCGATCAAGATGTACCAGACTCATCAGGTCGAGGTATATTGCTTCAACAAGTGAGCAAGCGATTAGGCAGTACTCAGGTACTGAATCAAATTAATCTGGAAGTGAAACAGGGCGAATGTGCTGTGCTTGTTGGTAGAAACGGCTCGGGCAAAAGCACGTTGCTACGTATGTTGGCAGGTATTTTGTTACCCGATACAGGATCGATCCAGCGCACAATGAAGGGTTCTGATGGGTATGCAGTAGATGGCCTGCCACGTTTACCCTTTACCTCTGGAGAGTACTTGTGGGACATGGGTCGAATTCGGGGCATTCGCCCCGAAGTACTGCGTGGGCGGATTAGAGAACTTAGTGAACTTTTATATCTGGATACCGCGATTGATCAGAAGTTACCCTTATTATCCAAGGGCACACTGCAAAAAGTAAATTTGATTCAGGCCCTGTTACCTGGACCGGGTGGTCTTTTGCTGCTGGATGAACCTTTATCGGGCTTGGATATTCCAGCTCAAGAGGCCATTGTATCCTTATTGGGACAATGGAAGGATGAAGGGACATCCATCGTTACAGCTTGTCATGAACCGTTGCTTATTGAACGTTTGGCAGACCAGGTGATTGTGTTGAAAAAAGGCAGCGTGCTCCGCTACTGGAGTCGTGAAGATATACTACAAGCTGGCGAACCCGTTGTATGTATTCAAAGTCTGACGAAAGCTGGAGAGGATCTGGCTAACGATCTATCTATTGTACAACAACCAGGAGTACTGTCTTTAGTTCGCAATACAAGCTCAGGGATATCCAATGTTTGGTTGTGGGATTGGAAAGTGGTTCAACAATCAACAGATGATGTCCTCAGAATGATTCTGACATCCGGAGGTTCGGTTGTGTCTGTACAACAGGAAGAAAGTCAATTACATATGGAAAGTCTGCTGGAAGGACAACATCCAGCTGTACATACGAGTCGTGGAGGTGTCACAGAATCTGTGGACTTAAGCTTTTCCATGGATGAAGCGGGGGGAGAAGCCGAATGA
- a CDS encoding YpdA family putative bacillithiol disulfide reductase translates to MEDVIIIGGGPCGLSAAIECERLGLSAVIVEKYNIVQSIYLYPTHMQFFSTAPLLEIGNVPFSTPNDKPFRYEALAYYRRVAEHFGLRVHNYEEAREIKSKDDGTFEVHTLNRRGEAIVHVGRNVVVATGYFDHPNYLGIPGEDKDKVTHYFREAHPYTRTRVAIIGGSNSAVDAAMELVRVGAHIDMVYRGSGLSQHIKPWVRPLFESMVTKGRITLHLESRVNEILDDSIRLIHTDGSTRELDNDFVLAMTGFRPDRQLLTSVGVEMSDDMDKPLYDAQTMESSVPGVYVGGVIASGRNANEVFIESGRWHGRYIAEHIVSKQRGQTEGK, encoded by the coding sequence ATGGAAGATGTCATTATTATCGGCGGAGGCCCATGCGGTCTGTCTGCTGCCATTGAATGTGAGCGGCTGGGACTGTCCGCTGTGATCGTTGAGAAATACAATATCGTTCAATCTATTTATCTGTATCCAACCCATATGCAGTTTTTCAGCACAGCCCCGCTGCTTGAGATCGGAAACGTTCCGTTCAGCACACCTAATGATAAACCGTTTCGTTATGAAGCACTTGCCTATTATCGCAGGGTAGCTGAACATTTTGGTCTGCGTGTTCATAACTATGAGGAAGCCCGTGAAATTAAAAGCAAGGATGATGGTACGTTTGAGGTACATACGCTCAATCGCCGCGGGGAGGCCATCGTACATGTTGGACGCAATGTAGTTGTAGCTACCGGTTATTTTGACCATCCTAACTATCTGGGCATCCCTGGAGAAGATAAAGATAAAGTAACTCACTACTTCCGGGAAGCCCACCCGTATACCCGTACACGTGTCGCCATTATTGGCGGAAGCAACTCAGCCGTGGATGCAGCCATGGAACTGGTTCGGGTCGGAGCACATATTGATATGGTTTATCGCGGAAGTGGTCTGTCCCAGCATATTAAACCATGGGTACGCCCGCTATTCGAGAGCATGGTGACAAAAGGTCGTATCACACTCCACCTGGAATCACGCGTGAATGAAATACTGGATGATTCGATTCGTCTGATACACACGGATGGTTCCACTCGGGAACTGGATAATGACTTCGTACTGGCAATGACCGGTTTCCGACCAGATCGTCAACTACTCACGTCGGTAGGTGTGGAGATGTCTGATGATATGGATAAACCTCTATATGATGCACAAACGATGGAAAGCAGCGTACCTGGTGTATATGTGGGCGGAGTCATCGCTTCTGGTCGTAATGCCAATGAAGTCTTTATTGAATCCGGACGCTGGCATGGACGGTACATTGCAGAACATATCGTTAGCAAACAACGTGGACAGACTGAAGGGAAATGA
- a CDS encoding YdcF family protein, producing the protein MTSKRITKRWILMTVLAVVLVGILWTVVTAIRISAYTDEDSSRISDAAIILGAAVAGDNPSPVFRERIEHGIELYRQGTVRNLLFTGGSSGDGEHTEAEVGQKYAIAHGVDPADIRIETKSRITEENLVNSIQIGEQADYQTYTIVSDPLHMKRAMKLAAGLGMDAVPSPTRTTAYRTWRSKFPFLARETVMYMGYTIKGWIDNPQQP; encoded by the coding sequence ATGACAAGCAAACGGATAACGAAACGCTGGATATTAATGACGGTTCTGGCTGTAGTATTGGTTGGAATCCTGTGGACTGTGGTTACCGCAATCCGTATATCTGCATATACGGATGAGGATTCATCCAGGATATCGGATGCAGCAATCATTCTGGGCGCAGCCGTGGCGGGGGATAACCCTTCACCTGTATTTCGCGAACGTATTGAACACGGGATTGAATTATACCGTCAGGGTACCGTTCGTAATCTGCTTTTCACAGGTGGATCAAGTGGTGATGGAGAACATACGGAAGCTGAAGTGGGTCAGAAGTATGCCATCGCACATGGTGTAGATCCTGCGGACATTCGCATAGAGACCAAATCCAGAATTACCGAGGAGAATCTGGTCAATTCTATTCAGATTGGTGAACAGGCCGATTATCAAACCTATACAATTGTGAGTGATCCGTTACATATGAAACGGGCCATGAAGCTGGCTGCCGGACTGGGTATGGATGCCGTACCATCTCCGACACGAACTACGGCGTATCGAACCTGGCGCAGCAAGTTTCCTTTTCTCGCAAGAGAGACCGTGATGTACATGGGATATACGATCAAAGGATGGATAGACAATCCGCAGCAGCCATGA
- a CDS encoding HesB/YadR/YfhF family protein — protein sequence MSTIHVSDQAARWYKEELNLNEGDSIRFFARYSSGGGLHPGFSLGIAVEKPRHPADQTEVSGIQFFMEDHDYWYLKGHQLHVDIVDEGQDIEYRYTEVKQ from the coding sequence ATGAGTACCATACATGTATCCGATCAAGCTGCTCGCTGGTACAAGGAAGAACTGAATTTGAACGAGGGAGACAGCATTCGATTTTTTGCCCGTTATAGCTCTGGCGGAGGTCTTCACCCTGGATTTTCGCTAGGTATTGCTGTGGAGAAACCAAGACATCCTGCGGATCAAACCGAAGTGTCGGGGATTCAATTCTTTATGGAAGATCACGATTATTGGTATCTGAAAGGCCACCAACTGCATGTGGATATCGTTGATGAAGGTCAGGATATCGAATACCGTTACACGGAAGTTAAGCAATAG
- a CDS encoding ABC transporter ATP-binding protein: MKSNTGKRLLDYALKAKGTFIAALIMLTIGVAAELAGPFIAKSMIDNHLLAIEQPFYETTVSDEAAVYNGKNYKREGLFEPDENKGSEVRVLQAGRSFYFVNEPVNAPDGDRTYADGTLTVTRAGEVTGQYAAVPLSAGELFAFYKPEMPSIYQLIVYYMIFLVISVIMEFGKTFWLQSSANKVIQRLRNDVYAHIQRLPVHFFDNLPAGKVVSRVTNDTEAVKDLFVAVLSNFFSGIITITGVYVALFLLDVRLGLISLFVVPMLITWIVLYRKFATRYNTIIRSRLSEINAIINESIQGMSIIRVFRHQKQTKQEFEDLNDDYMKHQNKMLNLNAFTSHNLVNVLRNIAFAVVLWYFGSSVLDGTSIISLGVLYAFVDVLGRLFQPITGMVNQLANLDSSLVSAGRVFELMDEKGEAVTDGSMPRYKGNVVFDDVSFAYKKDYVLNNISFKASQGQTVALVGHTGSGKSSIINLLFRFYDPQKGKITIDGQNVKDLPKQWIREHMGIVLQDPYLFTGTIASNVSLGDEKISRERIEQALRDVGAERILAHLPQGFDEPVIEKGSTLSAGQRQLISFARALAFDPAILILDEATANIDTETETLIQNALEVLKKGRTTFIIAHRLSTIRSADQILVLHRGRIVEQGAHDELMELKGRYYKMYQLQQGAQAAAVATLENPSGDSVPTSTSFAGGNA; the protein is encoded by the coding sequence TTGAAGTCTAATACAGGCAAAAGGCTGCTTGATTACGCCTTGAAAGCCAAAGGAACATTTATCGCTGCATTAATTATGCTTACTATTGGTGTTGCGGCCGAGCTTGCCGGGCCGTTCATCGCCAAATCCATGATCGACAATCACTTGCTCGCGATTGAGCAGCCTTTCTATGAGACGACAGTTTCAGATGAAGCCGCAGTCTACAACGGCAAGAACTACAAACGCGAAGGCTTGTTCGAACCGGATGAAAACAAAGGCTCCGAAGTGCGGGTATTACAAGCCGGCAGAAGTTTTTATTTTGTAAACGAACCGGTCAATGCACCTGATGGGGACCGCACATATGCGGATGGAACCCTCACAGTTACACGCGCAGGTGAAGTGACAGGCCAATATGCGGCAGTACCCCTGTCCGCGGGTGAACTGTTTGCTTTTTACAAACCGGAGATGCCCAGCATCTATCAATTAATTGTGTATTACATGATCTTCCTCGTGATCTCGGTCATTATGGAGTTTGGTAAAACTTTCTGGCTGCAATCCTCGGCCAACAAGGTCATTCAAAGACTGCGTAACGATGTGTACGCCCATATTCAGCGACTGCCGGTGCACTTTTTTGATAACCTGCCCGCAGGTAAAGTTGTATCTCGGGTCACAAACGATACAGAAGCCGTCAAGGATCTGTTCGTTGCCGTTCTTTCGAACTTTTTCTCAGGAATCATCACGATTACAGGTGTATATGTCGCGCTCTTCCTGCTTGATGTTCGCCTGGGTCTAATCTCATTATTCGTTGTGCCGATGCTCATTACATGGATTGTACTCTATCGCAAATTCGCTACTCGCTACAACACGATTATTCGATCACGACTGAGTGAGATCAATGCAATCATTAACGAGTCCATTCAGGGGATGTCCATTATCCGCGTATTCCGCCATCAGAAACAAACCAAACAGGAATTCGAAGATCTGAATGATGACTATATGAAACACCAGAACAAAATGCTGAACCTGAATGCCTTCACCTCACACAACCTGGTTAACGTATTACGGAATATCGCCTTTGCGGTTGTCCTGTGGTACTTCGGTTCCAGCGTGTTGGATGGCACAAGTATTATCTCCCTGGGTGTTCTGTATGCCTTCGTTGATGTCCTGGGCCGCTTGTTCCAGCCGATTACCGGCATGGTGAATCAGCTCGCCAACCTGGACTCCTCCCTCGTATCCGCTGGTCGCGTCTTTGAGCTGATGGATGAAAAGGGAGAAGCCGTAACCGATGGCTCTATGCCAAGATACAAAGGGAATGTTGTCTTCGATGATGTATCCTTTGCCTATAAAAAAGATTACGTGCTTAACAATATCTCATTCAAAGCATCCCAAGGTCAGACGGTCGCTCTGGTCGGTCACACCGGTTCAGGTAAAAGCTCAATCATCAACCTGCTATTCCGGTTCTATGACCCGCAAAAAGGCAAGATCACGATTGACGGTCAGAACGTCAAAGATCTGCCTAAACAGTGGATTCGCGAGCATATGGGGATTGTATTGCAGGACCCGTATCTGTTCACAGGCACCATTGCTTCCAACGTCAGTCTCGGCGATGAGAAGATCTCCCGTGAGCGAATTGAACAGGCGCTGCGTGATGTAGGTGCTGAACGTATACTGGCTCATTTGCCTCAAGGCTTTGACGAACCTGTCATCGAAAAAGGAAGCACATTATCCGCTGGACAGCGTCAATTGATCTCCTTCGCTCGGGCACTGGCGTTTGATCCGGCCATCCTCATTTTGGATGAAGCTACTGCCAATATTGATACGGAAACGGAAACATTAATTCAGAACGCACTCGAAGTCCTCAAAAAAGGACGTACCACCTTCATCATTGCTCACCGTCTCTCCACTATTCGTTCGGCAGATCAAATTCTGGTTCTGCATCGCGGGCGTATCGTTGAGCAAGGTGCACATGATGAACTGATGGAGCTTAAAGGCCGCTATTATAAGATGTATCAGCTTCAACAAGGTGCGCAAGCAGCAGCGGTCGCAACTCTCGAGAATCCGTCAGGTGATTCCGTTCCAACCTCAACCTCCTTTGCCGGAGGCAATGCATAA
- a CDS encoding metalloregulator ArsR/SmtB family transcription factor, with amino-acid sequence MQLEKIVAYHKALADPTRLRMLLLLAQGELHGQALAERLNLSQPTVTHHASKLREAALIKERREKNTVYFTLNPSFIRENAQASVDFIFNREEVPDMSDVNETLKASVMRNFFSKDGRLRQIPAQYKKKLIVLGHLVEQLEFGRKYTEKEINTFIKQYHEDFATIRREFIMHQFMYREEEIYELNPKEMWTRWDQVK; translated from the coding sequence ATGCAGCTGGAGAAAATTGTGGCTTATCATAAAGCGTTGGCTGACCCGACCCGGCTTCGCATGCTGCTGTTGTTGGCACAGGGTGAACTGCACGGACAGGCACTTGCCGAGCGGCTGAATCTGTCACAGCCAACCGTGACACATCATGCATCGAAGCTGAGAGAGGCGGCGCTGATTAAGGAACGACGGGAGAAAAATACAGTGTATTTCACACTCAATCCTTCGTTTATCCGCGAGAATGCACAGGCTTCGGTTGATTTTATCTTTAATCGAGAGGAGGTTCCGGATATGAGTGATGTGAACGAAACATTGAAAGCGTCGGTCATGAGAAATTTTTTCTCCAAAGATGGACGACTGCGTCAAATTCCGGCTCAATACAAGAAAAAACTGATTGTACTTGGTCATCTGGTCGAGCAGCTTGAATTTGGTCGGAAGTATACGGAGAAAGAAATCAATACATTTATAAAGCAATACCATGAAGACTTTGCCACGATTCGGCGGGAATTTATCATGCATCAGTTCATGTATCGGGAAGAGGAGATCTATGAATTGAATCCGAAGGAGATGTGGACACGCTGGGATCAGGTTAAATAG
- a CDS encoding ABC transporter ATP-binding protein: MFSVLKNLAWFFRLERKRYLTGVILLILVGIAELLPPRLLGNAIDEIVRGSITGTSLTRYILLILGTVIIIYLVTYVWMHKLFGGANLVERLLRSRFMDHLLRMTPPFFEKNRTGDLMARATNDLRSIATTAGFGMLTLTDSTAFLATVLFAMGFLVSWKLTLAAILPLPFIAIAMMIYGKAVHQRYTLAQDAFGDMNDQVLESIAGIRVVRAYVQERLDEKRFADVTEDVYRKNLAVARMDALFEPTIRLFVGLSYVIALAYGIYLVFHNEITLGDLVSFNMYLGMMIWPMFAIGELINLMQRGSASLDRVNETLSVEPAVQDVEQPAHVTNPEEIAMQDVTFRYPSSTVDNLSHISFSLRRGQTLGVVGRTGSGKSTLLKQLLHEYPAGSGTLSISGHPIQDIAKDDLHSWIGYVPQEQVLFSKSVRQNIQFGQPGASDEVIMEAIRTAAFDGDLGTLSDGLDTLVGEKGISLSGGQKQRVSLARAFIANPDILILDDALSAVDARTEAKIIENIRNKRSGKTTLISTHRLSAIEHADRIIVLEHGKITEEGTHQELLAMNGWYREQYERQQVESNLST, translated from the coding sequence TTGTTCTCTGTACTTAAAAACCTGGCCTGGTTCTTCCGGCTGGAACGCAAACGATACCTAACCGGTGTCATCTTGCTTATTCTGGTGGGCATTGCTGAACTGCTGCCTCCTCGTCTTCTTGGTAATGCCATCGACGAGATTGTGCGCGGTTCCATTACCGGCACCTCACTTACCCGTTATATCTTGCTTATTCTGGGAACGGTCATCATTATCTATCTGGTTACATACGTTTGGATGCACAAACTGTTTGGTGGTGCCAACCTGGTGGAGCGGCTGCTTCGTTCACGCTTTATGGACCACTTGTTACGGATGACTCCTCCCTTTTTTGAGAAAAACAGAACAGGAGATCTGATGGCTCGGGCCACCAATGATCTTCGTTCCATTGCCACTACAGCAGGCTTCGGCATGCTGACCTTAACAGACTCTACAGCCTTTCTGGCCACCGTATTGTTCGCAATGGGTTTCCTGGTTAGTTGGAAACTGACCCTGGCGGCAATCCTGCCATTACCTTTTATCGCCATTGCCATGATGATCTATGGTAAAGCTGTACATCAACGTTACACCCTGGCACAGGATGCATTCGGAGATATGAATGACCAGGTGCTGGAATCCATTGCCGGGATCCGTGTCGTGCGTGCCTATGTGCAGGAACGTCTCGACGAGAAACGGTTCGCCGACGTGACCGAGGATGTGTATCGCAAAAATCTGGCTGTTGCCAGAATGGATGCGCTATTCGAACCCACCATCCGGCTCTTCGTAGGACTCAGTTATGTGATTGCACTTGCCTACGGCATATATCTTGTATTTCATAATGAAATTACCCTGGGGGATCTCGTATCGTTTAACATGTACCTGGGGATGATGATCTGGCCCATGTTTGCTATCGGCGAATTGATTAACCTGATGCAACGTGGTAGCGCTTCGCTTGATCGGGTCAACGAGACTTTATCGGTAGAACCTGCCGTACAAGATGTGGAGCAACCTGCCCACGTCACGAATCCGGAAGAAATTGCGATGCAGGATGTTACATTCCGTTACCCAAGTTCCACTGTCGACAATCTCAGTCATATCAGCTTTTCGCTGCGACGGGGTCAAACATTGGGTGTTGTGGGTCGTACGGGTAGCGGTAAGTCTACTTTGCTCAAACAACTGCTTCATGAATACCCTGCCGGTTCGGGCACATTAAGCATCTCGGGTCATCCGATTCAGGATATCGCCAAAGATGACTTGCACAGCTGGATAGGGTACGTACCACAGGAACAAGTTCTGTTCTCCAAATCAGTTCGTCAGAACATTCAATTTGGTCAACCTGGGGCCAGTGATGAAGTCATCATGGAAGCCATTCGTACCGCCGCTTTTGACGGGGATCTGGGGACTTTGTCCGATGGACTGGATACACTTGTTGGTGAAAAAGGAATCTCTCTGTCCGGTGGACAGAAACAGCGGGTATCGCTGGCGCGTGCCTTTATTGCTAATCCTGATATTCTGATCCTCGATGATGCCTTATCTGCGGTCGATGCACGTACTGAAGCCAAAATTATTGAAAATATACGCAACAAACGCTCGGGCAAAACCACGCTGATCTCGACTCATCGCCTGTCTGCTATTGAACATGCTGACCGAATCATCGTACTGGAGCACGGGAAAATTACGGAAGAAGGCACTCACCAGGAATTGTTAGCCATGAACGGCTGGTACCGTGAACAGTATGAACGGCAACAGGTCGAGTCCAATCTGTCCACGTAG
- a CDS encoding DUF441 domain-containing protein, which produces MDMTSLLLLVFAALGIISSNTPVTVAMVFLLLLRVLNLNQAFPWLEKYGLTLGIIILTIGVMAPLASGKMSLQTIGESFLHWKSLLAIGVGLLVAYLGGRGATLMGTQPTVVAGLLIGTVLGVALFKGVPVGPLIAAGILSLLLGKS; this is translated from the coding sequence ATGGATATGACTTCCCTGCTGTTGCTCGTATTTGCAGCTCTCGGGATTATCAGCAGCAACACACCTGTGACCGTAGCGATGGTATTTCTGTTGTTGCTACGAGTCCTGAACCTGAATCAGGCATTTCCATGGCTTGAAAAATACGGACTTACACTGGGCATTATTATTCTGACCATTGGCGTGATGGCACCTCTTGCCAGTGGCAAGATGAGTCTGCAGACGATCGGCGAGTCTTTCCTGCACTGGAAATCACTACTCGCCATTGGCGTAGGATTACTAGTGGCATATCTCGGAGGACGTGGCGCTACGTTGATGGGTACACAGCCAACTGTCGTAGCAGGGCTGTTAATCGGAACGGTACTTGGGGTTGCCCTGTTCAAGGGTGTACCTGTGGGGCCATTGATTGCGGCGGGAATTTTATCATTGCTACTGGGCAAATCCTGA
- a CDS encoding NUDIX domain-containing protein → MSLPPRDLAQYIAKRSHIVVKAAVRAENEQGELLLIQHAEHGHWRLPAGEMRPGEAIEEAAHRELWEETGWTADTMTLEGLYSGPDLRYLHSSGDEEYYVIALFRTVIIQDDLVESRVNSDAGLKFFALESLPPLNQISRTLLARDIAE, encoded by the coding sequence GTGAGTCTGCCACCACGAGATTTGGCCCAGTATATCGCGAAACGCTCTCATATTGTTGTAAAGGCGGCTGTGCGGGCTGAGAACGAACAAGGTGAATTACTGCTGATTCAGCATGCTGAACACGGTCACTGGCGGTTGCCAGCAGGTGAGATGCGCCCTGGTGAGGCCATTGAAGAAGCTGCACATCGGGAGTTATGGGAAGAGACAGGTTGGACTGCTGATACCATGACACTGGAAGGTCTCTATTCGGGGCCTGACCTTCGGTATCTGCATTCAAGCGGAGATGAAGAGTATTATGTCATTGCCCTGTTCCGGACAGTGATCATTCAGGATGACCTTGTGGAGTCGCGTGTAAATAGTGATGCAGGTCTGAAGTTTTTTGCGCTGGAGTCGTTACCACCTCTTAATCAGATTAGCCGAACCCTGTTAGCGCGGGATATTGCAGAATAA